The following coding sequences are from one Dermacentor andersoni chromosome 5, qqDerAnde1_hic_scaffold, whole genome shotgun sequence window:
- the LOC126530904 gene encoding uncharacterized protein, whose amino-acid sequence MGARTLLLLAFLASTVALASCAAQDGDETTRHSVKKRGILESIASGARSLRDGASEFFERSWSGIKAAFTDFMNWLRGVPSPDDVFRPPAPPASEKPYDGEPDTGFGFEHPHHAEPCPDSKAHPTAGPTTQGSTESGTLSKSTGPASTATQAVDEEAETRVSEPSSSAAPPASVVTTTRAPSLQTTAEPAAAETVGPRVAGGDLGAPQITEAAQESTDAPQTTSETTTSETVSVSATRDFAAPTATDKTPVPSIDSTSSPTLPPEEDPFENDIDAEPSSKEPPPSRRRGNGPGFVISDGR is encoded by the exons ATGGGCGCTCGCACCTTGCTGCTCCTGGCGTTCCTGGCGTCCACAGTGGCGCTGGCATCGTGCGCAGCTCAAGATGGCGACGAAACAACGAGACACAGCGTGAAGAAGAGGGGCATTCTGGAGAGCATCGCCAGCGGGGCCAGGAGCCTTCGCGACGGGGCCTCCGAATTCTTCGAACGCTCGTGGT CCGGCATCAAGGCGGCCTTCACGGACTTCATGAACTGGCTGCGGGGAGTGCCATCGCCC GATGACGTTTTCCGACCTCCCGCTCCACCGGCGTCCGAAAAACCGTATGACGGTGAACCAGACACTGGGTTCGGCTTCGAGCACCCGCACCACGCCGAGCCTTGCCCCGACTCCAAGGCGCACCCCACCGCCGGGCCGACCACGCAGGGCAGCACGGAAAGCGGCACGCTCTCGAAGTCTACGGGACCCGCCAGCACAGCGACCCAGGCGGTTGACGAGGAAGCCGAGACCAGAGTCAGCGAGCCGTCATCGTCAGCGGCTCCGCCCGCTTCGGTGGTGACCACTACGCGAGCCCCCAGCCTACAGACAACCGCAGAACCGGCGGCTGCAGAAACCGTCGGTCCACGTGTTGCCGGAGGAGACTTGGGGGCGCCTCAGATAACCGAGGCGGCGCAGGAGAGCACGGACGCTCCGCAAACTACGTCGGAGACAACGACGAGCGAGACGGTGAGCGTGTCGGCGACTCGCGACTTCGCTGCGCCCACGGCCACGGACAAGACGCCGGTGCCGTCCATCGACTCGACAAGCAGCCCGACGCTGCCGCCGGAAGAAGACCCCTTTGAGAACGACATCGACGCCGAGCCATCGTCCAAGGAACCTCCGCCGTCGCGGCGAAGGGGAAATGGACCGGGCTTCGTAATCTCCGACGGGCGCTAA